In one Saccharibacillus brassicae genomic region, the following are encoded:
- a CDS encoding methyl-accepting chemotaxis protein yields MLSKVLYPFTSVLSRLKYAQKFVLISVLFAVPLALLFALWFSATQSKIQATELEKKGLTQIEAALPFMLSIQQHRGQANALLSGGGADSQRKLDEISAQTDANAALVTQAEGQSGLPGSAAEWQRLSGEWTALEAETASLSAADSFARHSELVGQLLDFMIKSADESGLSLDTEIDSFYLMDIVVKRLPTLIEGTAQIRGSGNGILTKRQASPEARTDTAVKKAQAAAELKQLNAALAKFATLNPEAEARIEAAAQTSAASIDSFLSLTQSQLFDDPTLSSDPAAFFSAGTSTIDEAHALFGQSTATLDLLFDQRIDRLETQRNLVVAVIALALLLVLLFYAAFYVSVSSTVRLLREHSADMASGDLSRRITIGTRDELGQVGDSFNRMIEALNKTLRGSQEASEQSAASSEQLSEVSRESSLAMRQVASAVQAVAEGSENQRRMTEDTALAMGEMATGIARIAESSAAVAESAAETSQRADAGDRELTAAVGQMRSIRESVSLSAGSVSRLDAHSQQIDDIVESIKTIARQTQLLSLNANIEAARAGEHGRGFAVVASEVGKLAEQTRGSVETISLRIGDIRGLIGETVQLMQRTDAETAEGLTFIDRASSAIGEIGQSARLVNDQVQEISAASQEISAGVEQVTASVSEVARVAQHSSEESQTMAAATQQQLAALEEIGSAAGELSDMAAGLQEDLGFFKLSAAQ; encoded by the coding sequence ATGCTGTCGAAAGTGCTGTACCCGTTCACGTCCGTGCTGTCCCGATTGAAATATGCCCAGAAGTTCGTGCTGATCAGCGTGCTGTTCGCCGTTCCGCTCGCGCTGCTGTTTGCTCTCTGGTTCAGCGCTACCCAGTCCAAAATCCAGGCGACCGAACTGGAGAAAAAAGGACTGACGCAGATCGAAGCCGCTCTGCCGTTTATGCTGTCGATCCAGCAGCACCGCGGCCAGGCCAATGCGCTGCTCAGCGGAGGCGGAGCCGACAGCCAGCGCAAGCTGGACGAAATCTCCGCCCAGACCGACGCCAACGCCGCGCTTGTCACGCAGGCCGAAGGACAATCGGGCCTGCCCGGCTCGGCCGCCGAATGGCAGCGGCTCTCCGGCGAGTGGACGGCGCTCGAAGCCGAGACCGCTTCTCTGTCTGCCGCGGACAGCTTCGCCCGCCACAGCGAACTGGTCGGGCAGCTGCTCGACTTCATGATCAAAAGCGCCGACGAATCCGGCTTGTCGCTCGATACGGAAATCGATTCGTTCTATCTGATGGACATCGTCGTCAAACGGCTGCCGACTCTGATCGAAGGGACCGCCCAAATCCGCGGCAGCGGAAACGGCATACTGACCAAGCGCCAGGCTTCGCCGGAAGCGCGGACCGACACGGCCGTCAAGAAGGCCCAGGCGGCGGCTGAACTGAAGCAGCTCAACGCGGCGCTCGCGAAGTTTGCGACGTTGAACCCCGAAGCGGAAGCACGGATCGAAGCTGCGGCGCAGACGTCTGCCGCTTCGATCGACTCGTTCCTGTCCCTGACGCAGAGCCAACTGTTCGACGATCCGACCTTGTCTTCGGACCCGGCCGCCTTCTTCTCGGCGGGAACTTCGACGATCGACGAAGCGCACGCGCTGTTCGGGCAGTCGACCGCGACGCTTGATCTGCTGTTCGATCAGCGGATCGACCGCCTGGAGACGCAGCGCAATCTCGTCGTTGCCGTCATCGCGCTGGCCCTGCTGCTCGTGCTGCTGTTCTACGCAGCGTTCTACGTCAGCGTAAGCTCGACCGTTCGCCTGCTGCGCGAACATTCCGCCGATATGGCCAGTGGCGATTTGTCGCGGCGGATCACGATCGGCACCCGCGACGAGCTGGGCCAGGTCGGCGACTCGTTCAACCGGATGATCGAAGCGCTGAACAAGACGCTGCGCGGCAGCCAGGAAGCTTCCGAACAGTCCGCCGCTTCTTCGGAGCAGCTGAGCGAAGTGTCGCGCGAGTCGTCTCTGGCCATGCGCCAGGTCGCTTCGGCCGTGCAGGCCGTCGCCGAAGGGTCCGAGAATCAGCGGCGCATGACCGAAGACACGGCGCTCGCCATGGGCGAGATGGCGACGGGCATCGCCCGGATCGCGGAATCGTCCGCTGCGGTCGCCGAATCGGCCGCCGAGACGTCGCAGCGCGCCGATGCCGGCGACCGGGAACTTACGGCCGCCGTCGGGCAGATGCGCAGCATTCGCGAATCGGTCAGCCTGTCGGCCGGCAGCGTCTCGCGCCTCGACGCGCATTCACAGCAGATCGACGACATCGTCGAGTCGATCAAGACAATCGCCCGGCAGACGCAGCTGCTGTCGCTGAACGCCAATATCGAAGCGGCTCGGGCCGGCGAGCACGGCCGGGGCTTCGCCGTCGTCGCGTCCGAAGTCGGCAAGCTCGCGGAGCAGACCCGTGGTTCGGTCGAGACGATCTCTCTGCGCATCGGCGATATTCGCGGCCTGATCGGCGAGACGGTCCAGCTGATGCAGCGGACCGACGCCGAGACGGCCGAAGGGCTGACGTTTATCGACCGCGCCAGCAGCGCGATCGGGGAGATCGGCCAGTCGGCCCGGCTCGTGAACGACCAGGTGCAGGAAATTTCCGCGGCTTCCCAGGAAATCTCCGCCGGCGTGGAACAAGTCACGGCTTCGGTATCGGAAGTGGCCCGCGTCGCGCAGCATTCGTCGGAAGAATCGCAGACGATGGCGGCGGCCACGCAGCAGCAGTTGGCCGCTCTGGAAGAGATCGGCAGCGCAGCCGGCGAATTGAGCGATATGGCCGCCGGGCTGCAGGAAGACCTCGGATTCTTCAAGCTGTCGGCCGCCCAATAA
- a CDS encoding FecCD family ABC transporter permease, whose translation MESMIHQAERRKRSRGLLVIVIFIVLIIAAFIVSMNTGFIRLSPMDVMRTLFGQGTDQQHLILFEFRLPRIVISILIGAGLAVSGCVMQGLSRNALADPGILGVNAGAGLMVMLYVSFFSSTVSGSVFLLPVLALIGAGATAVLIYALSYKKGEGLVPTRMLLVGIGVAAGISAAMIVLTLRLNPEEYQFVASWLAGRIWGTSWKFVVALLPWLILFLPFVFYKAKVMNVLNMGDQTATGLGTAIERERLLLLAAAVGLAGACVAVSGGIGFVGLIGPHLGRRLVGPKHQILLPVSALAGALLVLVADTLGRWILQPTDIPTGVVVAVIGAPYFLYLLAKTKV comes from the coding sequence ATGGAATCGATGATTCACCAGGCCGAGCGCCGCAAGCGCAGCCGGGGGCTCCTGGTTATCGTTATTTTTATCGTGTTGATCATTGCCGCGTTTATCGTCAGCATGAACACCGGCTTTATCCGGCTGTCGCCGATGGATGTCATGCGGACGCTATTCGGCCAGGGCACGGATCAGCAGCATCTGATCCTGTTCGAGTTCCGGCTGCCGCGTATCGTCATATCGATCCTGATCGGGGCGGGGCTGGCCGTATCGGGCTGCGTCATGCAGGGATTGTCGCGCAACGCGCTGGCCGATCCCGGCATTCTCGGCGTCAACGCCGGGGCGGGCCTTATGGTCATGCTGTACGTCTCGTTCTTCTCGTCGACGGTCAGCGGCTCCGTGTTCCTGCTGCCGGTGCTTGCCCTGATCGGCGCGGGCGCCACGGCGGTGCTGATCTACGCGCTGTCTTACAAAAAAGGCGAAGGTCTCGTGCCGACGCGGATGCTGCTCGTGGGCATCGGGGTCGCGGCGGGCATCAGCGCGGCGATGATCGTGCTGACGCTGCGCCTCAATCCGGAAGAGTATCAGTTCGTCGCTTCGTGGCTGGCCGGACGGATCTGGGGCACGAGCTGGAAGTTCGTCGTGGCGCTGCTGCCGTGGCTGATCCTGTTCCTGCCGTTCGTGTTCTACAAAGCCAAAGTAATGAACGTGCTCAACATGGGCGATCAGACGGCGACGGGACTCGGCACGGCGATCGAGCGCGAACGGCTGCTGCTGCTCGCCGCGGCGGTCGGCCTGGCCGGCGCCTGCGTCGCGGTCAGCGGCGGTATCGGCTTCGTCGGCCTGATCGGCCCGCATCTGGGCCGCCGGCTCGTCGGGCCCAAGCACCAGATTCTGCTGCCCGTATCGGCGCTGGCCGGCGCGCTGCTCGTCCTCGTGGCCGATACGCTCGGACGCTGGATTTTGCAGCCGACCGATATTCCGACCGGCGTCGTCGTTGCCGTGATCGGCGCGCCTTATTTCCTCTATTTGCTGGCCAAGACCAAAGTGTAA
- a CDS encoding response regulator, producing MNRCRVLVVDDHKHAQEAICDILSLDPSFEVVGVVSDGAAAISFTEQWMPDLILMDIRMSGMGGLEATGRIKMSYPYVKIVIITVSDDIAYLLEALKQGAQGYLLKNLAPSTWIEYLRAIVSEEAPLSRELAFQILKEFSAPAAEPESGDTLTGREREILRQVASGLTNREAAEVLGISEHTVKNHLKNILQKLQLQNRVQLTRYAMEKGWVGRDGFGGER from the coding sequence ATGAACCGGTGCCGCGTATTGGTCGTGGACGACCACAAGCATGCGCAGGAAGCGATCTGCGACATTTTGTCGCTCGATCCGTCGTTCGAAGTGGTCGGCGTCGTCTCGGACGGCGCGGCAGCGATCTCTTTTACCGAACAATGGATGCCCGACCTCATTCTTATGGATATCCGCATGAGCGGCATGGGCGGGCTGGAAGCGACGGGGCGGATCAAAATGTCTTATCCGTACGTCAAAATCGTCATCATTACCGTATCCGACGATATTGCCTACCTGCTGGAAGCGCTGAAGCAGGGCGCGCAGGGATATCTGCTCAAAAATCTCGCTCCGTCGACCTGGATCGAATATTTGCGGGCGATCGTCAGCGAAGAAGCGCCGCTCAGCCGTGAACTCGCTTTTCAGATTCTCAAGGAATTTTCGGCGCCGGCCGCCGAACCCGAAAGCGGCGATACGCTGACCGGTAGGGAACGCGAAATTTTGCGGCAGGTCGCTTCCGGGCTGACCAACCGCGAAGCGGCCGAAGTGCTCGGCATTTCCGAACATACGGTCAAAAACCATCTCAAAAATATTTTGCAAAAGCTGCAGCTGCAAAACCGCGTCCAGCTGACCCGCTACGCGATGGAAAAAGGCTGGGTCGGCCGCGACGGATTCGGCGGCGAGCGCTGA
- a CDS encoding FecCD family ABC transporter permease, with protein MRPSALPETPQKAVEKVKVRSRPWAASLILVGGVILLLLGMAVAIAIGAKDIALPDVWNALFHFNPELTEHQIIRELRMPRVIGAAIVGAAFAVAGAIMQGMTRNPLADTGLLGLNAGASFALALCFAFSPGLSFLGLMLYSFVGAGAGVGIVYGIGSRSKGGLTPIRLVLAGAAVSALFTALSEGVALYFKIGQDLAFWYAGGVAGTQWLQIQIILPVVAAALLGAIALSRSITLLSLGDDIATGLGQRTGLVRLLGVLIVLVLAGTAVSVVGSVGFVGLIIPHLTRKLVGVDYRWIIPCSAVLGSLLIVFADLAARMINPPQETPIGALVALIGVPFFLYLAVKERRSL; from the coding sequence ATGAGACCGTCCGCTTTGCCCGAAACGCCTCAGAAAGCCGTGGAGAAAGTCAAAGTCCGTTCGCGGCCGTGGGCTGCTTCGCTGATTTTGGTCGGCGGGGTCATCCTGCTTCTCCTCGGCATGGCGGTCGCGATTGCGATCGGGGCCAAAGATATCGCGCTGCCCGACGTCTGGAACGCGCTGTTTCATTTTAATCCGGAGTTGACGGAGCACCAGATTATCCGGGAACTGCGTATGCCGCGCGTCATCGGCGCGGCGATCGTCGGCGCGGCGTTCGCCGTCGCCGGCGCGATCATGCAGGGCATGACCCGCAATCCGCTTGCCGATACCGGCCTGCTCGGGCTGAACGCCGGAGCCAGCTTTGCGCTGGCTTTATGTTTCGCTTTTTCCCCGGGACTGTCGTTTCTCGGCCTCATGTTGTATTCGTTCGTGGGCGCCGGAGCCGGCGTCGGGATCGTGTACGGCATCGGCTCGCGTTCCAAAGGCGGCCTGACGCCGATTCGCCTCGTCTTGGCGGGAGCGGCGGTGAGCGCGCTGTTCACCGCGCTCAGCGAAGGCGTGGCGCTGTACTTCAAGATCGGCCAGGATTTGGCGTTCTGGTATGCCGGCGGCGTCGCCGGCACGCAGTGGCTGCAAATCCAGATCATTCTTCCGGTCGTCGCGGCCGCCCTGCTCGGCGCGATCGCGCTGTCGCGTTCGATCACGCTGCTCAGCCTGGGCGACGATATCGCGACCGGCCTCGGCCAGCGCACCGGCCTCGTCCGGCTGCTGGGCGTGCTGATCGTGCTCGTGCTGGCCGGTACGGCCGTCTCGGTCGTCGGTTCGGTCGGCTTCGTCGGCCTGATCATTCCGCATTTGACGCGTAAACTCGTCGGCGTCGATTACCGCTGGATCATTCCGTGTTCCGCGGTGCTCGGCAGCCTGCTGATCGTATTCGCGGATCTGGCCGCGCGCATGATCAATCCGCCGCAGGAGACGCCGATCGGCGCGCTCGTCGCGCTGATCGGCGTGCCGTTCTTCCTGTATCTCGCGGTCAAAGAAAGGAGGAGCCTGTAA
- the cls gene encoding cardiolipin synthase, whose amino-acid sequence MYWFGQAPWFLLVLNLLLALTVVFLERRDIGVTWAWLMVLFFLPIAGFILYLFFGQNLSRVKRYQFREQEKILLPGISVQRQQLLDEELHFNDPRTARYRELLHMNMVGDFSLYTQDNDVTVYADGTEKFDALLADIAGAQTYIHVQYYIWQNDKLGRRLIDALTEKAKQGVEVRVLYDAWGSKKIGRRFLHDFREAGGMAAPFFPSRIPFINFKMNYRNHRKLVIIDGSCGYIGGFNVGDEYLGEVKKFGYWRDTHLRIEGTALIQMHAIFLHDWSLSVRQKLPENVFLSVTRPFEGKVGAQIISSGPDQSRETIKLSYIKMMDEARETIMIQTPYFIPDESMMTALKMAILSGVEVHLMIPKVPDHKMVYWASYSYLGELLDLGVNCYLYKKGFLHAKTMVVDGRLASVGTANMDIRSYKLNFEVNAILYDSGKAGELERLFRADMEDSEILTVEQYKLRPLVRKALESFTRLLSPIL is encoded by the coding sequence TTGTATTGGTTCGGTCAAGCCCCCTGGTTTTTGCTCGTCCTGAATTTATTGTTGGCGCTCACCGTCGTTTTCCTCGAGCGGCGCGACATCGGCGTGACCTGGGCCTGGCTGATGGTCCTCTTTTTCCTGCCGATCGCCGGGTTCATCCTGTATCTGTTCTTCGGACAGAACCTGAGCCGGGTCAAACGTTATCAATTCCGGGAACAGGAAAAGATTTTGCTGCCCGGCATCTCTGTCCAGCGGCAGCAGCTGCTCGACGAAGAACTGCATTTCAACGATCCGCGCACGGCGCGCTACCGCGAGCTGCTGCATATGAACATGGTCGGCGACTTTTCCCTGTACACACAGGATAACGACGTGACCGTCTACGCGGACGGCACCGAGAAATTCGACGCGCTGCTCGCGGACATCGCCGGCGCGCAGACGTATATCCATGTCCAGTATTACATCTGGCAGAACGACAAGCTCGGACGCCGCCTGATCGACGCGCTGACCGAAAAAGCGAAGCAGGGCGTCGAAGTGCGCGTCCTGTACGATGCATGGGGCAGCAAAAAGATCGGACGCCGCTTCCTGCACGACTTCCGCGAAGCGGGCGGCATGGCGGCTCCCTTTTTCCCGTCGCGTATTCCGTTTATCAACTTCAAGATGAATTACCGCAACCACCGCAAGCTGGTCATCATCGACGGCTCGTGCGGGTACATCGGCGGGTTCAACGTCGGGGACGAATATCTCGGCGAAGTGAAAAAGTTCGGTTACTGGCGCGATACGCATCTGCGGATCGAAGGTACGGCGCTGATCCAGATGCACGCGATCTTCCTGCACGACTGGAGCTTGTCTGTCCGCCAGAAGCTGCCCGAGAACGTGTTCCTGTCCGTCACCCGTCCGTTCGAAGGCAAGGTCGGCGCGCAGATCATCTCCAGCGGCCCCGACCAGAGCCGGGAGACGATCAAGCTGTCCTACATCAAGATGATGGACGAAGCGCGCGAGACGATCATGATCCAGACGCCGTATTTTATCCCGGACGAGAGCATGATGACCGCGCTGAAGATGGCGATTCTGTCCGGCGTCGAAGTGCATCTGATGATTCCCAAAGTGCCCGATCACAAAATGGTCTACTGGGCGTCGTATTCGTACCTCGGCGAACTGCTCGATCTCGGCGTCAACTGCTATCTGTACAAAAAAGGATTTCTGCACGCCAAAACGATGGTCGTCGACGGCCGCCTCGCGTCGGTCGGCACCGCCAACATGGACATTCGCAGCTACAAGCTGAACTTCGAAGTCAACGCGATCCTGTACGATTCCGGCAAAGCCGGCGAGCTGGAGAGACTGTTCCGCGCCGACATGGAAGACAGCGAGATTCTGACGGTGGAGCAGTACAAGCTGCGTCCGCTGGTCCGCAAAGCGCTGGAGTCGTTCACGCGGCTGCTGTCGCCGATCCTGTAA
- a CDS encoding flavin reductase family protein yields the protein MPNLDPQQLDSKLVYKLMTGTIVPRPIAWVTSLSSETGIVNAAPFSYFNMVSSDPPLVAFSVARRPDGGMKDTARNVTDTAELVVHICDESLVEEMNKTAALLPPGESEIDLTRLTLVDSDAVAVPGIAEAKVRLECRLESHLPLKADDGRVTHDLLIARIVRFRLDESIYDEERGYVRTEQLRPVARLAGSEYAELGRLFKIDRPT from the coding sequence ATGCCCAATCTCGATCCGCAGCAGCTGGACAGCAAGCTTGTGTATAAACTGATGACCGGCACGATCGTGCCGCGTCCGATCGCCTGGGTGACGTCGCTGTCGAGCGAGACCGGCATCGTCAACGCGGCGCCGTTCAGTTATTTCAACATGGTGAGCTCGGACCCGCCGCTCGTCGCGTTCTCCGTCGCCCGCCGCCCGGACGGCGGCATGAAGGACACGGCGCGCAACGTGACGGACACCGCCGAACTGGTCGTGCATATTTGCGACGAGAGCCTCGTCGAAGAGATGAACAAGACCGCGGCGCTGCTGCCGCCCGGCGAGAGCGAGATCGACCTGACGCGCCTGACGCTCGTCGACAGCGACGCCGTGGCGGTGCCGGGCATCGCCGAAGCGAAAGTGCGGCTGGAATGCCGCCTGGAATCGCATCTGCCGCTCAAGGCCGACGACGGCCGCGTGACGCACGATCTGCTGATCGCGCGCATTGTGCGCTTCCGGCTCGACGAGTCGATCTACGACGAAGAGCGCGGCTACGTGCGGACCGAGCAGCTGCGTCCGGTCGCCCGTCTGGCCGGCAGCGAATACGCGGAACTCGGCCGGCTGTTCAAGATCGACCGGCCGACCTGA
- a CDS encoding sensor histidine kinase — translation MSYKQIKWLILFVPTVVVGLWEYVRHQFLMPVLSMDAGNVLTPILVFLVSVTLLRRLFAMLERMQLELTQARGMKASLEAREELARELHDGIAQSLFLLSVKLDRMERGADEAGLGDQLGAVRRTVHEVDRYVRQALANLKEPARAGTPQAAAAGGAPAPGAAAYAGEEAAKPEAPPKRGARQPGEAAAAGAPGSAYAAEESMAARVGRLAVEAMIDVSVDWSLPDEALATREKAELLACIREAVINVRKHAHATRTEVTGRGSAAGWTVEIADDGRGFEGDPLAAPGRYGLKIMADRAAEMGWTFELDNKPGRTSVRLGRGEASV, via the coding sequence ATGAGTTATAAGCAGATCAAATGGCTGATTTTGTTCGTGCCGACGGTCGTTGTCGGCTTGTGGGAATACGTCCGGCATCAATTCCTGATGCCGGTCTTGTCCATGGACGCCGGCAATGTGCTGACGCCGATTCTCGTGTTTCTCGTCAGCGTGACGCTGCTGCGCCGGCTGTTCGCCATGCTGGAGCGTATGCAGCTTGAGCTGACGCAGGCGCGCGGCATGAAAGCGAGCCTCGAAGCGCGCGAAGAACTGGCGCGCGAACTGCACGACGGGATCGCGCAGTCGCTGTTCCTGCTGTCGGTCAAGCTTGACCGGATGGAGCGGGGCGCCGATGAAGCGGGACTCGGCGACCAGCTCGGCGCGGTGCGCCGCACGGTCCACGAAGTGGACCGGTACGTTCGCCAGGCGCTGGCGAACCTCAAAGAGCCGGCGCGCGCCGGCACGCCGCAGGCTGCGGCCGCCGGGGGAGCGCCGGCTCCGGGCGCAGCGGCGTACGCGGGCGAAGAAGCGGCGAAGCCGGAAGCGCCGCCCAAGCGCGGCGCGAGACAGCCGGGCGAAGCCGCTGCCGCAGGCGCGCCCGGCTCGGCCTATGCGGCCGAGGAATCGATGGCCGCGCGCGTCGGGCGGCTGGCGGTCGAGGCGATGATCGACGTGAGTGTCGATTGGAGCCTGCCCGACGAAGCGCTGGCGACGCGCGAGAAGGCGGAGCTGCTCGCCTGCATCCGCGAAGCGGTCATCAACGTGCGCAAGCATGCGCATGCGACGCGCACGGAAGTGACCGGCCGGGGTTCGGCTGCCGGCTGGACGGTCGAGATCGCGGACGACGGACGCGGATTTGAGGGAGATCCGCTGGCGGCGCCCGGCCGCTACGGGCTGAAGATCATGGCCGACCGGGCCGCCGAAATGGGCTGGACATTCGAGCTGGACAACAAGCCGGGACGGACTTCGGTTCGTCTGGGCAGAGGGGAGGCGAGCGTATGA
- a CDS encoding aldo/keto reductase, whose product MKYRRLGSTELNVSVVGVGTWQFGGDWGQDYKQHDVDAILNRAQELGINLIDTAECYGPHHLSESLIGDYLSRGKREDWIVASKFGHQWHDHWTNAWDTDQIRLQLEESLKSLRTDYIDLYQFHSGSDEVFDNDDLWTMLDKQMQAGKIRNLGISIGSNDNLYQTDKATQVNAKAIQVVYNRIDRVPEERVFPSCERQDLGVLARVPLASGFLSGKYKPGAVFEDNVRKGRERAEVDEKLKQVEEIRRSEVPEGVGMAEWALAWCLKNPAVSCVIPGCKSVEQVESNARAAEIEL is encoded by the coding sequence GTGAAATACAGAAGATTGGGCAGTACCGAATTGAACGTATCCGTCGTAGGCGTAGGCACGTGGCAGTTCGGAGGCGATTGGGGTCAGGATTACAAGCAGCACGACGTCGATGCCATTTTGAACCGGGCGCAGGAGCTGGGCATCAACCTGATCGACACGGCCGAGTGCTACGGACCGCATCATCTCTCGGAAAGCCTGATCGGCGATTACCTGTCGCGCGGCAAGCGGGAAGACTGGATCGTCGCCAGCAAATTCGGCCATCAATGGCATGACCACTGGACGAACGCCTGGGATACGGATCAGATCCGTCTCCAGCTGGAAGAATCGCTCAAATCGCTGCGCACCGATTATATCGATCTGTATCAATTCCATTCCGGTTCGGACGAAGTGTTCGACAACGACGATCTGTGGACGATGCTGGACAAGCAGATGCAGGCCGGCAAGATCCGCAATCTGGGCATCTCGATCGGCAGCAACGACAATCTGTACCAGACCGACAAAGCGACCCAGGTGAACGCGAAAGCGATTCAGGTCGTCTACAACCGGATCGACCGCGTGCCGGAAGAGCGCGTCTTCCCGTCCTGCGAACGGCAGGATCTCGGCGTGCTGGCGCGCGTGCCGCTGGCAAGCGGTTTCCTGAGCGGCAAATACAAGCCGGGCGCCGTGTTCGAAGACAATGTGCGCAAAGGGCGCGAACGCGCGGAAGTCGACGAGAAATTGAAGCAGGTCGAAGAGATTCGCCGCAGCGAAGTGCCGGAAGGCGTAGGCATGGCGGAATGGGCGCTGGCCTGGTGCCTGAAGAACCCGGCTGTCAGCTGCGTCATCCCGGGCTGCAAAAGCGTGGAGCAGGTCGAATCGAACGCCCGCGCGGCCGAGATCGAGCTGTAA
- a CDS encoding copper resistance CopC/CopD family protein, translating to MNLSLSRWKRLPLMLLAAWIAAAAVLPGFASAHATLLSSNPGDQTSVANMPGSLELNFNETIQGEFLSIGVTNTKGDEMPIGEAAVSPEDSHLVTASVEGEFPDGIYTMKWRVVSADGHPIRGTVRFGVGSDGVLTDAGVSGGEDNYTPSADTVVQRAALYTLLSLTAGSMLYLAFLLPADLRSVKRATRPARIVFWASQAGLLLVILIGLPLQAKLFADVPWSEAFGREILAQTLEGTSSGRMFLLQILLLMLIAGAVVVNDVMGWGKRGGHWTIVIVGFALLLVTKALTGHAAGSPNVFGQVMADTLHLLGASVWVGGMLMLLLALPAAAGEDPPFWQKAFRRFTPWAFASVIALVLSGVVMSLAHVPAWSDLLTSLYGRLILVKVALLLVMLGLGFVHFRRARRQGDRRGTASLAAEMAIGLVVLVVAGLLTNVSTPQPVAAAPANFAATQPSEDAENAVITLEVAPLKVGTSTFKVRFADAQGKPRTDWQQVTLNVAPQASPGDGTEMIAEAQPDGSYQATGLYFGSAGAWNVDVHGLSEKFEQADRTFTMDVQD from the coding sequence TTGAATTTATCGCTTAGCAGATGGAAGCGGCTGCCGCTTATGCTGCTTGCGGCATGGATTGCGGCGGCCGCCGTATTGCCGGGCTTCGCCTCGGCGCACGCTACTTTGCTGTCGTCCAACCCGGGCGACCAGACTTCGGTGGCGAACATGCCCGGCAGCCTTGAACTGAATTTCAACGAGACGATCCAGGGCGAATTCCTGTCGATCGGAGTAACCAACACCAAAGGCGACGAGATGCCGATCGGCGAAGCCGCGGTGTCGCCGGAAGATTCGCATCTCGTCACGGCAAGCGTCGAAGGCGAATTCCCCGACGGCATCTACACGATGAAATGGCGCGTCGTCTCGGCCGACGGCCATCCGATCCGCGGCACGGTCCGCTTCGGCGTCGGTTCGGACGGCGTGCTGACCGACGCCGGCGTCTCCGGCGGCGAAGATAATTATACGCCGTCGGCGGACACGGTCGTCCAGCGCGCGGCGCTGTACACGCTGCTGTCGCTGACGGCGGGCAGCATGCTGTACCTCGCATTTCTGCTGCCGGCCGACCTGCGGAGCGTCAAGCGGGCGACCCGCCCGGCCCGGATCGTGTTCTGGGCTTCGCAGGCGGGACTGCTGCTGGTTATCCTGATCGGGCTGCCGCTGCAGGCGAAGCTGTTCGCGGACGTGCCGTGGAGCGAAGCGTTCGGCCGCGAAATTTTGGCCCAGACGCTCGAAGGCACGTCTTCGGGACGGATGTTCCTGCTGCAAATCCTGCTGCTCATGCTGATCGCGGGAGCGGTCGTCGTCAACGACGTCATGGGCTGGGGCAAAAGAGGCGGCCATTGGACGATCGTCATCGTCGGCTTTGCCTTGCTGCTCGTCACCAAAGCGCTGACCGGCCATGCGGCCGGTTCGCCGAACGTGTTCGGCCAGGTCATGGCGGACACGCTGCATCTGCTCGGCGCTTCGGTCTGGGTCGGCGGCATGCTCATGCTGCTGCTGGCGCTGCCGGCCGCGGCGGGCGAAGATCCTCCGTTCTGGCAAAAAGCGTTCCGCCGCTTCACGCCGTGGGCCTTCGCTTCGGTGATCGCGCTCGTGCTGAGCGGGGTCGTCATGAGCCTTGCCCACGTACCGGCGTGGTCGGATCTGCTGACGAGCCTGTACGGCCGGCTGATTCTGGTCAAAGTCGCGCTGCTGCTCGTAATGCTGGGACTCGGGTTCGTGCATTTCCGGCGCGCCCGGCGTCAGGGCGATCGGCGCGGTACCGCTTCGCTGGCCGCCGAAATGGCCATCGGCCTCGTTGTGCTGGTCGTGGCGGGGCTGCTGACGAACGTGTCGACGCCGCAGCCTGTCGCGGCCGCGCCCGCGAACTTTGCGGCGACGCAGCCGTCCGAGGATGCGGAGAATGCGGTCATTACGCTTGAAGTCGCTCCGCTGAAGGTCGGAACTTCGACTTTCAAGGTCCGTTTTGCCGATGCGCAGGGGAAGCCGCGTACCGATTGGCAGCAGGTGACGCTAAACGTCGCGCCGCAGGCTTCGCCGGGCGACGGAACAGAGATGATCGCCGAAGCGCAGCCGGACGGCAGTTATCAAGCGACCGGCTTGTATTTCGGCAGCGCGGGAGCGTGGAACGTCGACGTGCACGGACTGTCGGAGAAGTTCGAGCAGGCCGACCGGACGTTTACGATGGACGTGCAGGACTAA